One genomic segment of Ignavibacteriota bacterium includes these proteins:
- a CDS encoding acyl carrier protein: MDVEAKVKEIIMDKLGVEESQITPAASFTNDLGADSLDIVELVMGFESEFDISIPDEDAEKITTVGDATKYLSEKVAK; the protein is encoded by the coding sequence ATGGATGTTGAAGCAAAAGTAAAAGAAATCATAATGGATAAGTTAGGTGTTGAAGAATCACAAATTACACCTGCAGCTTCTTTTACAAATGATTTAGGTGCTGATTCTTTGGATATTGTTGAGTTAGTAATGGGATTCGAATCAGAATTTGATATTTCTATTCCTGATGAAGATGCTGAAAAAATTACAACTGTTGGGGATGCTACAAAATATTTATCGGAAAAAGTTGCAAAATAA
- the fabF gene encoding beta-ketoacyl-ACP synthase II, translating into MNKRRVVITGMGALTPIGNNLNEFWNGLLTGKSGAALITKFDTTEFATKFACELKNFDASNFIDIKALKRMDPFTHYALVTAEMAMNDSGLNLDQVNKERFGVIYGSGIGGMDTWETQHSNYIEGGPRKISPFFIPMMISDIAAGHISIKYGLKGPNYATTSACATSSHAIADAFMLIQRGSADLMVSGGSEAAITPMSIGGFNSARAISTWNDKPEVASRPFDKDRNGFVMGEGSGSLVLEEYEHAVKRGAKIYGEIIGVGLTGDAYHVTAPPPEGEGAFRSMREAVRDGEITLSDIDYINAHGTSTELNDKNETQAIKNLFGEHAYKLSVSSTKSMTGHLLGAAGAIESIATLLALKEGIIPPTINHDEPSPECDLNYTPKVAVKKNINYAISNTFGFGGHNASLLFKKYEG; encoded by the coding sequence ATGAATAAAAGAAGAGTTGTAATTACCGGAATGGGCGCATTAACTCCAATTGGTAATAATCTAAATGAATTTTGGAATGGATTGCTTACCGGAAAATCCGGAGCAGCCTTAATTACAAAATTTGATACAACTGAATTTGCAACAAAATTTGCATGTGAACTTAAAAATTTTGATGCTTCTAATTTTATTGATATAAAAGCTTTAAAAAGAATGGATCCCTTTACACATTATGCTTTAGTAACCGCAGAAATGGCAATGAATGATTCCGGTCTTAATTTAGATCAAGTTAATAAAGAAAGATTTGGAGTTATTTACGGAAGCGGAATCGGCGGAATGGATACTTGGGAAACACAGCATTCAAATTATATTGAAGGTGGTCCAAGAAAAATTAGTCCGTTTTTCATCCCGATGATGATTTCTGATATTGCTGCCGGTCATATTTCAATTAAGTATGGTTTGAAAGGACCAAATTATGCAACAACATCAGCTTGTGCAACTTCATCACATGCAATTGCTGATGCATTTATGCTGATACAAAGAGGTTCTGCAGATTTAATGGTTTCTGGTGGATCTGAAGCTGCAATTACTCCAATGTCTATCGGCGGATTTAATTCAGCTCGTGCAATTTCAACATGGAATGATAAACCGGAAGTTGCTTCAAGACCATTTGATAAAGATAGAAATGGATTTGTAATGGGCGAAGGTTCTGGTTCTCTAGTATTAGAGGAGTATGAACATGCAGTGAAAAGAGGCGCTAAAATTTATGGTGAAATTATTGGAGTTGGATTAACCGGTGATGCTTATCATGTAACTGCTCCACCGCCGGAAGGCGAAGGCGCTTTTAGATCAATGAGAGAAGCTGTTCGTGATGGAGAAATTACTTTAAGTGATATTGATTATATAAATGCACATGGAACTTCAACCGAATTAAATGATAAAAATGAAACCCAAGCAATTAAAAATTTATTCGGAGAACATGCTTATAAACTTTCAGTAAGTTCAACAAAATCAATGACCGGACATTTACTCGGTGCCGCCGGAGCAATTGAAAGTATTGCAACTTTATTGGCATTAAAGGAAGGAATTATTCCTCCGACTATAAATCATGATGAACCAAGTCCGGAATGTGATTTAAATTATACACCAAAAGTAGCTGTTAAGAAAAATATAAATTATGCAATTAGTAATACTTTTGGATTTGGCGGACATAATGCTTCTTTACTTTTTAAAAAATATGAAGGGTAA
- the fabD gene encoding ACP S-malonyltransferase produces the protein MSKRALIFPGQGSQYVGMAKDIFEKSEKAKNFIQEAEDSINFNISKVMFEGPEEELKLTNITQPAIFLHSILLLNEIKNLNFDAVAGHSLGEYSALVANKSLNSIDAFKLVRKRGEAMLSAGIKSPGTMAAVVGLNSEKLVEICSVASVEGIVQCANFNSPGQIVISGSITGVKKAMELSKIAGAKIVKELVVSGAFHSPLMESAINELEESLNNIEISQTQIPVYSNVTAKPSTESETIRKQLLDQLTSPVRWEESISNMINDGITEFIEIGPGKVLQGLVKRINSSFTVTGIDKFDDLNKIL, from the coding sequence GTGAGCAAAAGAGCTTTAATATTTCCCGGACAGGGTTCGCAATACGTTGGTATGGCGAAAGATATTTTTGAAAAATCTGAGAAAGCCAAAAATTTTATTCAAGAAGCTGAAGATTCAATTAATTTCAATATTTCCAAAGTAATGTTTGAAGGACCGGAAGAAGAATTAAAATTAACAAATATTACACAGCCGGCAATTTTTCTTCATAGCATTTTATTATTGAATGAAATTAAAAATTTAAATTTTGATGCTGTCGCCGGACATTCTCTCGGTGAATATTCTGCATTGGTTGCAAATAAAAGTTTGAATTCAATTGATGCATTCAAACTTGTGCGAAAAAGAGGCGAAGCAATGTTATCGGCGGGAATTAAATCACCCGGAACAATGGCTGCCGTTGTAGGATTAAATTCCGAGAAACTTGTAGAAATTTGTTCAGTAGCTTCGGTAGAAGGAATTGTGCAATGTGCAAATTTTAATTCACCCGGACAAATTGTAATTTCCGGATCAATTACCGGTGTGAAAAAAGCAATGGAATTATCAAAAATTGCCGGAGCAAAAATAGTTAAAGAGTTGGTTGTAAGCGGCGCATTTCATTCTCCGTTAATGGAATCTGCAATAAACGAATTGGAAGAAAGTCTTAATAATATAGAAATTTCCCAAACTCAAATTCCGGTTTATTCAAATGTAACTGCAAAACCATCTACAGAAAGTGAAACTATTAGAAAACAATTGCTTGATCAATTAACATCTCCGGTTAGATGGGAAGAATCAATTTCAAATATGATAAATGACGGAATTACAGAGTTTATTGAAATTGGTCCCGGTAAAGTTTTGCAAGGTTTGGTTAAAAGAATAAATTCAAGTTTTACAGTAACCGGAATTGATAAATTTGATGATTTAAATAAAATTTTATAA
- a CDS encoding PrsW family intramembrane metalloprotease — protein sequence MPITTSILAALIPMFLYLILLWQLDKNERESFSKIFKHFLWGAFGAIFLGIIFSLSIESIIKIFVRKENQMQFIGTVLIAPFVEEITKGIFLLRSINGKHFDNITDGLVYGGAIGLGFGMTENIMYFVNYDETFIQWASLVFTRTFFSAVMHAIATATFGAFLAKTKFSISNFRFLFPFIGISLAMFFHFMWNFSLMFEFTFGVGILFMFFLVISFLTIFKLSIKSEQKIIEYELLEESDFLGLPELKKLSFSKNENKIFPENKKNKSLLNFATKLAFRKFQMKNTNKNLKEIYNLDIELYRKKILNLFNQENSEKI from the coding sequence ATGCCGATCACAACTTCCATATTGGCGGCTTTAATTCCAATGTTTCTTTACCTTATTTTACTCTGGCAATTAGATAAAAATGAACGCGAATCATTTAGTAAAATTTTTAAACATTTTTTATGGGGAGCTTTTGGAGCAATTTTTTTAGGAATTATTTTCTCACTTTCTATTGAATCAATAATAAAAATATTTGTTCGGAAAGAAAACCAAATGCAATTTATTGGAACAGTTTTAATTGCACCCTTTGTTGAAGAAATTACAAAAGGAATATTTCTTTTACGAAGTATTAATGGAAAACATTTTGATAATATTACAGACGGATTAGTTTACGGCGGCGCAATTGGTCTGGGTTTCGGAATGACTGAAAATATTATGTACTTTGTAAATTATGACGAAACTTTTATTCAGTGGGCATCTTTAGTTTTTACGAGAACTTTTTTTTCTGCCGTTATGCACGCAATAGCCACTGCAACTTTTGGAGCCTTTTTAGCAAAAACAAAATTTTCGATTTCTAATTTTAGATTTTTATTTCCGTTTATTGGAATTTCGCTTGCAATGTTTTTCCATTTTATGTGGAATTTTTCGCTAATGTTTGAATTTACTTTTGGGGTAGGAATTTTATTTATGTTTTTTTTGGTAATTAGTTTTTTAACAATTTTTAAACTCTCGATAAAATCCGAACAGAAAATTATCGAATATGAACTTTTAGAAGAATCAGATTTTTTAGGTTTACCGGAATTAAAGAAATTGAGTTTTTCTAAAAATGAAAATAAAATATTTCCTGAAAATAAAAAGAATAAATCCCTATTAAATTTTGCAACAAAACTCGCTTTTAGAAAATTCCAGATGAAAAATACTAACAAAAATTTGAAAGAAATTTATAATTTAGATATAGAATTATATCGTAAAAAAATACTAAATCTTTTTAATCAAGAAAACTCAGAAAAAATTTAG
- the nadD gene encoding nicotinate (nicotinamide) nucleotide adenylyltransferase: protein METIGIFGGTFDPIHYGHLITAQTLLEKRNLSKIIFVPSYISPHKLNFNYSDPIHRLEMTKLATETNPNFEVSDFEINRDEISYSYNTLLEFSETYENMELIIGFDNLVTFDTWHKPDEIIKLAKLVVLKRIYDKEIKSAHKYFGEAEYENTPTIEISSTEIRNRISKKLNVEYLLPCSVFNYIKNNNLYSQIL, encoded by the coding sequence TTGGAAACAATTGGAATTTTTGGCGGAACTTTTGATCCGATACATTACGGACATCTAATAACAGCGCAAACTCTACTTGAAAAAAGAAATTTGTCAAAAATTATTTTTGTACCAAGTTACATTTCTCCACATAAATTAAATTTTAATTATTCTGATCCAATTCATCGATTGGAAATGACAAAATTGGCAACTGAAACCAATCCAAATTTTGAAGTTTCTGATTTTGAAATAAATCGAGACGAAATTTCATATTCATATAATACACTATTAGAATTTTCAGAAACCTATGAAAATATGGAATTGATAATTGGATTTGATAATTTGGTAACTTTTGATACTTGGCACAAACCGGATGAAATAATTAAGCTTGCAAAATTGGTAGTATTAAAAAGAATTTATGATAAGGAAATCAAATCTGCACATAAATATTTTGGAGAAGCTGAATATGAAAATACTCCCACAATAGAAATTTCATCAACGGAAATTAGGAATAGAATTTCAAAAAAATTAAATGTAGAATATCTTTTACCATGCTCAGTTTTTAATTATATAAAAAATAATAATTTGTATTCTCAAATATTATGA
- the rpmF gene encoding 50S ribosomal protein L32, whose product MPHPKRKISKSRRDKRRTHYKAAASSLSTCSNCGEIKLSHRACPSCGYYAGRSLFVPES is encoded by the coding sequence ATGCCGCACCCGAAAAGAAAAATATCAAAGAGTAGAAGAGACAAAAGAAGAACTCATTATAAAGCTGCTGCTTCTTCATTAAGTACCTGCTCAAATTGTGGTGAAATTAAATTAAGTCACCGTGCTTGCCCAAGTTGTGGATATTATGCTGGACGTTCTTTGTTTGTTCCAGAATCATAA
- a CDS encoding ketoacyl-ACP synthase III produces the protein METSKLKRFVNAQITAVGMYLPEKILDNHYFEKIVETSDEWIVSRTGIKERRKEENGATSDMAAKAALDLLKSKNLSPEEIDVIIVATVTPDMFFPATACLVQDKIGAKNAWGFDLSAACSGFLFALQTGAGFVEGGRYKKVLVIGADKMSTIINYKDRNTCLLFGDAASAVLLEPTEDLNIGVKDSILHCDGAGSEYLYMKGGGSLNPPTHETVDLGYHTLYQDGKTVFKEAVKGMADISVEIMQKNNLTADDISYLVPHQANLRIIDATANRMGIPKEKAMVNIHKYGNTTAATIPLCLTEYYRDGKLKKGDNLILAAFGAGFTWGSIYLTWGMD, from the coding sequence ATGGAAACCTCTAAATTAAAAAGATTTGTAAATGCTCAAATTACAGCAGTAGGAATGTATCTTCCGGAAAAGATTTTAGATAATCATTACTTTGAAAAAATTGTTGAAACAAGTGATGAGTGGATTGTGTCAAGAACCGGAATTAAGGAAAGAAGAAAAGAAGAAAACGGTGCAACAAGCGATATGGCGGCAAAAGCTGCTCTGGATTTGTTGAAATCTAAAAATCTATCGCCTGAAGAAATTGATGTAATAATAGTTGCAACCGTTACTCCAGATATGTTTTTCCCTGCGACAGCTTGTCTTGTTCAAGATAAAATTGGTGCAAAAAATGCGTGGGGATTTGATTTATCCGCGGCATGTTCCGGATTTTTATTTGCGCTTCAAACTGGAGCTGGTTTTGTTGAAGGTGGCAGATACAAAAAAGTTTTGGTTATCGGTGCCGATAAAATGAGCACAATAATTAATTATAAAGATAGAAATACTTGTCTATTATTTGGAGATGCCGCTTCAGCAGTATTATTGGAACCGACTGAAGATTTAAATATTGGAGTTAAAGATTCAATTCTACATTGTGATGGTGCCGGATCTGAATACTTGTATATGAAAGGCGGCGGAAGTTTAAATCCTCCGACTCATGAAACTGTAGATTTGGGATATCATACTTTATATCAAGACGGTAAAACTGTGTTTAAGGAAGCAGTAAAAGGAATGGCGGATATTTCTGTTGAAATTATGCAGAAAAATAATCTAACCGCTGATGATATTTCATACTTAGTTCCACATCAAGCAAATTTAAGAATTATTGACGCAACTGCTAATAGAATGGGAATTCCAAAAGAAAAAGCAATGGTTAATATTCACAAATATGGAAATACAACTGCGGCTACAATTCCGCTTTGTTTAACAGAATATTACCGTGATGGAAAATTAAAAAAAGGTGATAATTTAATTTTAGCTGCTTTTGGTGCCGGTTTTACTTGGGGTTCTATATATTTAACTTGGGGAATGGATTAG
- the plsX gene encoding phosphate acyltransferase PlsX, with protein sequence MSNINKKCKIIVDAMGGDFAPLNPILGAIQAIQQNSNIDITLIGIKSEIEKVLKENNLNFDSYKIIHSSEVITMSDSPTISLKQKKDSSIVKGSELVRDKLADAFVSAGNTGAMMAASTLIIGRIKGFGRPTIGAQFPTNDKNICTVYDVGASVDCKPNHLLEYGIMGTIFAKEVDGIKNPTIGLLSVGEEESKGNSVTLEAFELLKKSKLNFIGNVEGRDILKGKVDIVLVDGFIGNIILKFGESFISFLKSRVRSYADESFLNKIKALITKKVFKSSLKDMDYETHGGVPLLGIDGISIIGHGSSSPIAIKNMILKANEMFEKDLLNKLKEGKEFYGNL encoded by the coding sequence ATGTCGAATATCAATAAAAAGTGTAAAATTATTGTAGATGCAATGGGGGGAGATTTTGCTCCCCTCAATCCTATTCTTGGTGCAATACAAGCAATTCAGCAAAATTCAAATATTGATATTACTTTGATTGGAATAAAATCAGAAATTGAAAAAGTTTTGAAAGAAAACAATTTAAATTTTGATTCATACAAAATTATCCATTCAAGTGAAGTAATTACAATGAGTGATTCTCCGACAATTTCACTTAAGCAAAAAAAAGATTCTTCAATTGTTAAAGGATCTGAATTAGTTAGAGATAAACTTGCAGATGCTTTTGTAAGTGCCGGAAATACCGGTGCAATGATGGCGGCATCAACTCTAATTATTGGCAGAATAAAAGGTTTTGGAAGACCAACAATTGGAGCTCAATTCCCAACGAACGATAAAAATATTTGTACGGTTTACGATGTTGGTGCAAGTGTTGACTGCAAACCAAATCATTTGTTAGAATATGGAATTATGGGGACTATTTTCGCTAAAGAAGTTGATGGAATAAAAAATCCAACTATTGGTTTATTGAGTGTCGGCGAAGAAGAATCGAAAGGAAATTCTGTAACATTGGAAGCATTCGAACTTCTCAAAAAATCAAAACTTAATTTTATCGGAAATGTTGAAGGAAGAGATATTTTAAAAGGGAAAGTAGATATTGTTTTAGTTGATGGTTTTATTGGGAATATAATTCTTAAATTTGGCGAAAGTTTTATAAGTTTCTTAAAAAGTCGTGTTCGTTCATATGCGGATGAATCATTCCTCAACAAAATTAAAGCTCTGATTACAAAAAAAGTTTTTAAAAGTTCACTTAAAGATATGGATTATGAAACTCACGGCGGAGTTCCCTTATTAGGTATTGATGGAATTAGCATTATTGGTCATGGATCAAGCTCCCCAATTGCAATTAAAAATATGATATTAAAAGCCAATGAAATGTTTGAAAAAGATTTATTAAATAAACTAAAGGAGGGTAAGGAATTTTATGGAAACCTCTAA
- a CDS encoding ATP-binding cassette domain-containing protein — translation MLEIKNISKYFSTKTVVDNLSFEVKRSRIFGLIGPNGAGKTTTLRIILNILLPTSGEIIFEGIKLDQKFLNLTGYLPEERGLYPKSSVLNTLIYLGQLKGKTHTESSKLCNYWLDRLKLAEFKNYHLEELSKGNQQKVQFIAAIQHNPKVLILDEPFSGFDPLNQTIFTEIINEIKNDKYIILSTHLMDLAEKLCDDFLLLNKGKEVLKGDLNEILNSYQKNIYEVESKNNLNTDFVNKFGEIDILILNENKLVVDLKNNNQDEFLKYLISQNSISSFRKVVPSLHQLFVSQVEGKQND, via the coding sequence ATGCTCGAAATTAAAAATATTTCTAAATATTTTTCTACTAAAACTGTTGTTGATAATCTTTCTTTTGAAGTAAAAAGAAGTAGAATTTTTGGATTAATTGGTCCAAATGGAGCCGGTAAAACAACAACTTTAAGAATAATTCTGAATATTCTTTTACCTACTTCAGGCGAAATTATATTTGAAGGAATTAAACTTGATCAAAAATTTTTAAATCTTACTGGATATCTTCCCGAGGAAAGAGGTTTGTATCCAAAAAGTAGTGTTTTAAATACTCTTATTTATTTGGGTCAATTAAAAGGAAAAACACACACAGAATCTTCAAAACTTTGTAATTATTGGTTGGACAGATTAAAATTAGCGGAATTTAAAAATTACCATCTTGAAGAACTTTCTAAAGGGAATCAGCAAAAAGTTCAATTTATTGCCGCAATTCAACATAATCCGAAAGTTTTAATTTTAGATGAACCTTTTTCCGGATTTGATCCGCTCAATCAAACAATTTTTACTGAAATAATTAATGAAATAAAAAATGATAAATATATAATTCTCTCAACTCATTTAATGGATTTAGCCGAAAAATTGTGCGATGACTTTCTATTATTAAATAAAGGGAAAGAAGTTTTAAAAGGCGATTTAAATGAAATTTTAAATTCTTATCAAAAAAATATCTATGAAGTTGAAAGCAAAAATAACCTAAATACAGATTTTGTAAATAAATTTGGTGAAATAGATATTCTAATTCTGAATGAAAATAAGCTAGTTGTAGATTTAAAGAATAATAATCAAGATGAATTTTTGAAATATTTAATTTCCCAAAATTCAATTTCATCATTCAGAAAAGTTGTTCCTTCATTACACCAATTATTTGTTTCTCAAGTTGAAGGAAAACAAAATGACTAA
- a CDS encoding DUF177 domain-containing protein, with product MIIKITNFPVGVHKIEFEKSISELQLGEPFIDKLNLICMMDKSIHQIILNCNLTIPAQFICDRCNSEYKTKLISDFSLVYIFDNKENIDDTNVFFISSKEDKIDITNDIIDYAKLTIPLKKLCNEDCKGLCFSCGVNLNLEKCNCKSETADPTWEPLLKLKNKLN from the coding sequence ATGATAATTAAAATCACCAATTTTCCGGTTGGTGTTCACAAAATAGAGTTTGAAAAATCGATAAGTGAACTTCAACTTGGTGAACCGTTCATTGATAAATTGAATTTAATCTGCATGATGGATAAATCTATTCATCAAATAATTCTTAATTGCAATTTAACAATTCCGGCGCAATTTATTTGCGATAGATGTAATTCAGAATATAAAACAAAACTTATTTCAGATTTTTCTTTAGTCTATATTTTTGATAATAAAGAAAATATTGATGATACAAATGTTTTTTTTATTTCATCTAAAGAAGATAAAATTGATATAACTAATGATATTATTGATTACGCAAAACTTACAATTCCTCTTAAAAAATTGTGTAATGAAGATTGTAAAGGATTGTGTTTTTCTTGCGGAGTAAATTTAAATTTAGAGAAATGTAATTGTAAGAGTGAAACTGCGGACCCAACTTGGGAACCGTTACTAAAATTAAAAAATAAATTAAATTAA
- the fabG gene encoding 3-oxoacyl-[acyl-carrier-protein] reductase translates to MSDRKLAVVTGGTRGIGKAIVNAFAENSNLGFQTDIAFIYNSSETIAKEIENQFSNSGLSVIGYKVNISSFEESQKVVDEILNKFGRIDFLVNNAGITKDNLLLRMSEKDFDDVINVNLKSVFNLTKAVFKPMMKQKFGRIVNISSVVGLIGNAGQANYAASKAGIIGFTKSTAKEFASRNINVNAVTPGFIETEMTAELNEKQREVLLQNIPLKRMGKAEDVANIIKFLCSDKADYITGQVISVDGGMVM, encoded by the coding sequence ATGTCAGATAGAAAATTAGCAGTTGTAACGGGCGGAACACGAGGAATTGGGAAAGCAATTGTAAATGCGTTTGCGGAAAATTCTAATTTGGGATTTCAAACTGATATTGCATTTATTTATAATAGCAGTGAAACAATTGCAAAAGAAATTGAAAATCAATTTTCAAATTCTGGTTTAAGTGTAATTGGTTACAAAGTTAATATTTCATCATTTGAAGAATCTCAAAAAGTTGTTGATGAAATTTTAAATAAATTTGGAAGAATAGATTTTCTTGTAAATAATGCCGGAATAACAAAAGATAATTTATTGCTGCGTATGAGCGAAAAAGATTTTGATGATGTAATTAATGTAAATCTAAAAAGTGTATTTAATCTTACAAAAGCAGTTTTCAAACCAATGATGAAACAGAAATTTGGCAGAATTGTAAATATTAGTTCAGTAGTTGGTTTAATTGGAAATGCGGGACAAGCAAATTATGCAGCATCAAAAGCCGGAATTATTGGTTTTACAAAATCTACTGCAAAAGAGTTTGCATCAAGAAATATAAATGTGAATGCTGTTACTCCGGGTTTTATTGAAACCGAAATGACAGCTGAATTAAATGAAAAACAGAGAGAAGTTTTATTGCAGAATATTCCATTAAAAAGGATGGGAAAAGCAGAAGATGTTGCAAATATTATAAAATTTCTGTGCAGCGATAAAGCGGATTATATAACTGGACAAGTAATTTCCGTTGATGGCGGAATGGTAATGTAA
- a CDS encoding ABC transporter permease, producing the protein MTKSLTIAKWEFIEKIKRKSFIISLILMPIIVMIFSLLPSFLVNKGNDFPLPIGVLDFTNKYGKDFSNELMQISLPNNQPAFFAFSLALLSKNKNDLLKYADEKVLNNFIIGYIIIEENNGIKLTFRTNDLFNQEKLNLIENSFIKTIIAINGNELGINRSNIDFLISKMPILEKSYIHANSEEEIFKSFINSYLFIILLVTMILFSGGMFVRSLVLEKSNRIIELILSSCTTRELLFGKVLGLSFFGIFQFAVWLLLGLILHQTNTLNFSTINNLGFQFLFFVLGYVFYSSIFIGIGSVVSLDHEAQQLTGYLSIFLIFPILLAVEIIRAPNSILSLLLSYFPLTSAPVMLLRLNTTNPSFEEIFSIVLVLIFSIYLVVFISSKLFRIGILNSGKKPSLKEIISWIKIK; encoded by the coding sequence ATGACTAAATCATTAACAATTGCAAAATGGGAATTTATAGAAAAAATTAAACGAAAAAGTTTTATTATTTCCTTAATTCTAATGCCAATAATTGTTATGATTTTTAGCTTACTTCCCTCTTTTCTTGTAAATAAGGGAAATGATTTTCCTCTCCCAATTGGAGTTTTGGATTTTACAAATAAATATGGAAAGGATTTTTCAAATGAATTAATGCAAATTTCACTTCCAAATAATCAACCTGCATTTTTTGCATTTAGTTTGGCTCTTTTATCAAAAAATAAAAATGATTTGTTGAAATATGCCGATGAAAAAGTTCTTAACAATTTTATAATTGGTTATATAATTATTGAGGAAAATAATGGAATAAAATTAACATTCCGAACAAATGATTTATTTAATCAAGAGAAATTAAATTTGATTGAAAACTCATTTATTAAAACTATTATAGCCATTAATGGAAATGAACTTGGTATTAACAGAAGTAATATTGATTTTTTAATTTCGAAAATGCCGATTTTGGAAAAATCATATATTCATGCAAATTCCGAAGAAGAAATTTTCAAATCATTTATCAATTCTTATTTATTTATAATTCTTTTAGTAACAATGATTTTATTTTCCGGTGGAATGTTTGTAAGAAGTCTGGTTCTTGAAAAATCCAATAGAATAATTGAATTAATTTTATCAAGCTGCACAACAAGAGAATTATTATTCGGTAAGGTTTTAGGTTTAAGTTTTTTCGGAATTTTTCAATTTGCAGTTTGGCTACTTTTGGGATTAATACTTCATCAAACAAATACTTTAAATTTTAGCACAATAAATAATTTAGGTTTCCAATTTTTATTTTTTGTTTTAGGTTATGTCTTCTATTCATCAATTTTTATTGGAATTGGATCGGTAGTTTCGTTAGATCACGAAGCTCAACAATTAACCGGTTATTTAAGCATTTTTTTAATTTTCCCAATTTTACTTGCTGTTGAAATTATTAGAGCACCAAATTCAATTTTATCATTGTTATTATCATATTTTCCTTTAACTTCTGCACCGGTAATGCTTTTACGGTTGAATACAACAAATCCTTCATTTGAAGAAATTTTTTCGATTGTTCTTGTTTTAATCTTCAGCATTTATTTAGTCGTTTTTATTTCTTCAAAATTATTTAGAATCGGGATTTTAAATTCCGGTAAAAAACCTTCTCTAAAAGAAATAATCAGTTGGATTAAAATTAAATAA